In Torulaspora delbrueckii CBS 1146 chromosome 1, complete genome, one genomic interval encodes:
- the AFR1 gene encoding Afr1p (similar to Saccharomyces cerevisiae AFR1 (YDR085C) and YER158C; ancestral locus Anc_8.217), translating into MYHTFSSGGLRDNSSVYSGSSNTTSGSAFHSRGIPRSNSTSDLFEIPVQGTGGNCRKPKSGPRASFAANGRSNSLQHVPKGHQLPNGYQIKPRDMHYHRGRFPDQQSLRQGLCKSPSYSSSNYSLEPQNSLNSIPERRQPHYVLTPYQLQRKQMKGAFQFPNGENFTPRNKLPRSSSSIALSKGGNPALQPLSRSQSMNSLPPRPVRLPKPPLTVVTSPSPVESGSSGSSYNSMKDHSSSGSTNQSSRPSTHSSYTNLPSTVGKQRSPLIMKIEPPRDKENLPEMIVEEVPTSTGSQTETNGPVKRKNSNTPNDGKETSNKSVKRGSSMSGFKSFLKKLFHRQSSSRSPSPISESDKNKKRQRITRELTGLSADLPNELAAANSSMDNVDEETNRTPVSKTEAENDSSAEDEDDGDDTLMDTDLVFDSLLLKADSNRVSCLQKQIELNQKLQKIPSLDSRIPSDLQSPPEASKEESNIDYELISEFSRLGKFIEKAEEIRESKPSNLPTRSPKRPAISSKDSARSFYHPRRRGTGSSHDLIARLYQDWKIVHLDASVQTQKHFLKDKELRFGQDIYVNDTWSATDYERSDKRFIRNRRRLMQLKDKGFIEAVKIELNEFKKTK; encoded by the coding sequence ATGTATCATACATTTTCCAGCGGGGGGTTAAGGGATAACTCGAGCGTGTACTCTGGGAGTAGTAATACTACGAGCGGTTCGGCTTTTCACAGTAGGGGAATTCCACGGTCGAACTCTACATCAGATCTATTCGAGATACCTGTCCAAGGAACTGGAGGGAACTGTAGGAAGCCAAAATCAGGTCCCCGTGCGTCTTTTGCAGCTAATGGTAGATCAAACAGTTTGCAACATGTACCAAAAGGGCACCAGCTACCGAATGGCTATCAAATCAAGCCGAGGGATATGCATTACCATAGGGGCAGGTTCCCAGATCAGCAATCCCTTCGTCAAGGTCTTTGCAAATCCCCAAGTTACTCTTCCAGCAATTATAGCCTTGAACCACAAAATTCTTTAAACTCTATTCCTGAGAGGCGGCAGCCTCATTATGTTCTTACGCCTTATCAGTTGCAAAGGAAACAAATGAAAGGAGCATTCCAATTCCCAAATGGTGAAAACTTTACCCCGAGGAACAAGCTACCAAGGTCGAGTAGTTCCATAGCGTTGAGCAAGGGTGGAAATCCAGCTTTACAGCCTTTGTCAAGGTCCCAGTCGATGAACTCATTGCCTCCGAGGCCTGTTCGGCTACCAAAACCTCCTCTTACTGTTGTTACCTCACCTTCTCCGGTTGAATCGGGGAGCAGTGGTAGCAGCTACAACAGTATGAAGGATCATTCGAGTAGCGGTAGTACCAATCAAAGTAGTCGACCTAGTACTCACAGTAGTTACACTAATTTACCGTCAACGGTTGGAAAGCAAAGATCACCATTAATTATGAAGATAGAGCCACCAAGAGACAAAGAGAACCTGCCAGAAATGATTGTGGAGGAAGTGCCTACCAGTACGGGTTCTCAAACAGAGACTAATGGGCCAGTGAAGCGAAAGAATTCCAACACGCCTAACGATGGAAAGGAGACTTCGAATAAGTCTGTCAAAAGAGGCAGTTCGATGTCAGGTTTTAAAAGCTTTCTTAAAAAACTATTCCATCGCCAGTCTTCTTCACGTTCCCCCTCGCCGATCTCTGAATCTGATAAGAATAAAAAGCGGCAACGGATAACGCGCGAGTTAACAGGACTATCGGCAGACCTACCGAACGAGCTGGCCGctgccaattcttccatggATAATGTGGATGAGGAAACTAACCGGACACCCGTATCTAAAACAGAAGCTGAAAATGACTCTTCtgctgaggatgaagacgacgGTGATGATACTTTGATGGACACAGACCTGGTGTTTGATAGTTTACTTTTGAAAGCCGATTCTAACCGCGTATCATGTTTGCAAAAGCAAATTGAATTAAatcaaaagcttcaaaagatccCATCTTTAGACTCTCGTATTCCAAGTGACCTGCAGTCTCCGCCTGAGGCTAGTAAGGAAGAATCCAATATTGATTATGAGTTGATCTCAGAGTTCTCTAGATTGGGAAAATTCATTGAGAAGGCAGAAGAAATTCGCGAGTCTAAACCATCAAATCTTCCTACCAGGTCACCCAAGAGGCCGGCAATTTCGAGTAAAGACTCTGCCAGATCCTtttatcatcctcgtcGTAGAGGTACTGGTTCAAGCCATGATTTAATTGCAAGATTATATCAGGACTGGAAAATTGTCCATCTCGATGCATCTGTCCAGACACAGAAGCATTTTCTCAAAGACAAGGAGCTGCGGTTTGGGCAAGATATTTACGTCAATGATACTTGGTCTGCAACGGATTACGAACGAAGCGATAAACGGTTTATTAGAAACCGTCGGCGCCTGATGCAATTAAAGGATAAAGGCTTCATTGAAGCTGTGAAAATTGAACTGAATGAATTCAAAAAAACGAAATGA
- the TVP23 gene encoding Tvp23p (similar to Saccharomyces cerevisiae TVP23 (YDR084C); ancestral locus Anc_8.216), with protein sequence MEHVNNFYQTILKSSHPLMLSLHLGAKAAPLIFYILGSLFLNFTAQFIVVVLLLTVDFYLTKNISGRKLVQLRWWYDPTTENAQTFKFESYKQYAPGPPINPIDAKLFWWSLYLTPIVWAVFAIFCVLRLKVLYLLLVGVAIALTGWNAYGFRNCDKWNPNAQSDTEGSWFQMPTIPVLENLQRFTAVQSFFQNRS encoded by the coding sequence ATGGAGCATGTTAATAACTTTTACCAGACGATTCTGAAATCTTCACATCCATTAATGCTTTCGCTGCATTTAGGAGCAAAAGCTGCCCCATTGATCTTCTACATTCTGGGTTCCCTGTTCCTGAATTTCACTGCACAGTTCATAGTCGTGGTACTTTTGCTGACGGTCGATTTCTATCTCACGAAGAACATAAGTGGTCGAAAATTGGTTCAGCTACGTTGGTGGTACGATCCCACCACTGAGAATGCACAgactttcaaatttgaatCTTACAAACAGTATGCACCTGGCCCTCCAATCAATCCAATTGATGCAAAACTGTTTTGGTGGTCTTTATATTTGACTCCAATCGTATGGGCAGTGTTTGCAATCTTCTGCGTTTTAAGGCTCAAAGTTCTGTACTTGTTACTTGTTGGAGTTGCTATCGCTCTGACTGGCTGGAATGCGTACGGGTTTCGCAATTGTGATAAATGGAACCCTAACGCTCAATCAGATACGGAAGGCAGTTGGTTCCAAATGCCCACCATTCCTGTCCTAGagaatttacaaagatttACTGCCGTACAGTCTTTTTTCCAAAATAGATCATAG
- the RRP8 gene encoding 25S rRNA (adenine645-N1)-methyltransferase (similar to Saccharomyces cerevisiae RRP8 (YDR083W); ancestral locus Anc_8.215) has protein sequence MPLFQVDGWDIKSDKVAFFDVSAKKADEKKKERKAKKDKIKKEQQAKKQRAIEDEIEGVESDEDVEDVADVESLEKVKDEAKEEKVKKQKKRQLSDSEKPEKKPKVSETVNTSQKTLTPLQQKMMAKLTGSRFRWINEQLYTITSDKALELMKEQPQLFDEYHDGFRSQVTSWPENPVDVFVDQIQQRSKKPVNAPGGLPGLQDSKKIVIADMGCGEAQLAADINEFFKKYNKRAKKYQQRKHQVHSFDLKRANPRITVADIRHVPLPDNSCTIVVFCLALMGTNFLDFIKEAYRILAPRGELWIAEIKSRFADEKGDEFVNALKLMGFFHKKTDNENKMFTRFEFFKPPQEIIEERNAKLERRQTFIEVETEKEQLEEKRQKIAEGKWLLKPCIYKRR, from the coding sequence ATGCCATTGTTTCAGGTGGACGGCTGGGATATAAAATCTGACAAGGTTGCTTTCTTCGATGTTAGTGCCAAGAAGGCtgacgagaagaagaaggagagaAAGGCTAAAAAAGACAAGATTAAGAAAGAACAACAGGCCAAGAAACAGCGTGCTATTGAGGACGAGATTGAAGGAGttgaaagcgatgaggaCGTAGAAGATGTAGCGGACGTCGAGAGTCTTGAGAAGGTCAAAGACGAAGCcaaggaagagaaagtaaagaaacagaagaagCGCCAGCTGAGTGATTCAGAGAAACCTGAAAAAAAACCGAAAGTATCAGAAACAGTCAATACTTCACAGAAGACTCTCACCCCACTACAACAGAAGATGATGGCCAAATTAACTGGTTCCAGATTTCGTTGGATTAACGAACAGCTGTACACTATCACTTCCGATAAAGCACTAgaattgatgaaggaacAGCCTCAACTGTTTGATGAATATCATGATGGATTTAGATCGCAGGTGACATCATGGCCCGAAAATCCCGTCGATGTCTTCGTAGaccaaattcaacaaagaTCTAAAAAACCGGTCAATGCACCAGGTGGGTTACCAGGTTTGCAGGACTCAAAAAAAATTGTCATAGCAGACATGGGATGTGGTGAAGCACAATTAGCAGCAGATATTAACgagtttttcaagaaatacaatAAGAGGGcaaaaaaatatcaacagcGGAAGCATCAAGTGCATAGTTTCGATCTTAAGAGAGCCAATCCGCGAATTACTGTGGCCGACATTAGACACGTCCCACTCCCGGATAATTCATGTACCATTGTCGTATTCTGTCTAGCTCTTATGGGaaccaatttcttggatttCATTAAAGAGGCTTACAGAATTTTGGCACCAAGAGGAGAACTTTGGATAGCAGAAATAAAGTCGAGATTTGCAGACGAAAAAGGTGATGAGTTCGTGAATGCGCTGAAGCTCATGGGATTCTTCCACAAGAAAACGGATAATGAAAACAAAATGTTCACcagatttgaatttttcaaaccaCCACAAgagatcattgaagaaagaaatgcCAAGCTGGAAAGAAGACAGACATTCATCGAAGTTGAGACCGAAAAGGAGCAACTAGAGGAGAAGAGGCAAAAAATTGCCGAGGGTAAGTGGCTACTTAAACCATGCATTTACAAGAGAAGGTAG
- the STN1 gene encoding Stn1p (similar to Saccharomyces cerevisiae STN1 (YDR082W); ancestral locus Anc_8.214), whose product MGSCHHVAHQEGELIFYVPALFAHGLHNGGSGVPLLMSDLLRCVEESKKVSSIYYSGQVSCIFWKNHPIGRVCVLGVVMGVKWKWINNEDYVFLFMDDFSSQTSHKTKTLVCKCLEDVLLGQGVSINSMVGERFRLYGQMNLCYGELQVEVVEQCDSLTDEIDHWQSSLEQIIELNVPWQLDEQVLQDVLTQGSSCGIEYEGVTNFTTPIRLKARRDFIEELQVEKYKEELEIVSPYREISNQEMDSLSGSSLESSARLPFEDSLARKETLLVGTQSSVVDATVEYVVDDQSISVCNENQARAQVLKHLLSCPDRTISIVELYQMSQIYDLISNISAIRFNRQNIMLVKSLEQLKTETFFRLIDYLVTSGLLKYVNRNVIDLMPLKSLYAYCTKRLRALIKMQCYLGTIEVKIIRQKLSLPSLSQKAIIDTFKEALRVAAYGHPNLFTGWWIEINSEKESAIHLEYKKI is encoded by the coding sequence ATGGGTAGTTGCCACCATGTAGCACATCAAGAGGGAGAGCTGATTTTTTATGTACCGGCGCTGTTTGCACACGGTTTGCACAATGGTGGTTCAGGCGTCCCTCTGTTGATGTCAGACCTCTTACGAtgtgttgaagaatctaAAAAGGTCTCTTCAATATACTACAGTGGTCAGGTTTCATGCATATTCTGGAAGAATCATCCAATTGGCAGAGTGTGCGTCTTGGGCGTGGTGATGGGCGTCAAGTGGAAATGGATCAACAACGAGGATTATGTGTTTTTATTTATGGACGATTTCTCATCCCAAACATCTCATAAGACTAAAACTTTGGTCTGCAAATGTCTTGAGGATGTGCTTCTGGGTCAGGGCGTGTCGATCAATAGCATGGTCGGTGAGAGATTTCGCCTTTATGGCCAGATGAATCTCTGCTATGGGGAACTGCAGGTAGAAGTGGTTGAACAGTGTGATAGTCTAACTGATGAAATCGACCATTGGCAGAGCTCACTTGAACAAATAATTGAACTGAATGTTCCCTGGCAATTGGATGAACAAGTGTTACAAGATGTTCTTACACAAGGTAGTAGCTGTGGCATCGAATATGAAGGAGTTACCAATTTTACCACCCCTATTAGGCTCAAAGCTAGACGAGACTTCATAGAGGAGCTCCAGGTGGAAAAATACAAAGAGGAACTGGAAATAGTTAGTCCGTACCGTGAAATTTCCAATCAGGAAATGGACAGCCTCAGTGGCAGCTCTTTGGAATCTTCAGCAAGGCTTCCTTTCGAAGATTCGTTGGCAAGAAAGGAAACTTTACTGGTTGGTACACAAAGCTCGGTCGTCGATGCCACCGTCGAGTACGTTGTGGACGATCAAAGCATATCTGTATGCAATGAAAATCAGGCTAGAGCTCAAGTACTCAAACATCTACTCAGTTGTCCTGATCGAACTATATCTATTGTGGAACTATACCAGATGTCACAAATCTATGATCTCATCTCGAATATCAGTGCTATAAGATTTAATCGTCAAAACATAATGCTTGTTAAGTCCCTCGAACAGTTGAAAACAGAAACTTTCTTTAGGCTCATAGATTACTTGGTCACTTCTGGATTACTCAAGTATGTTAACCGTAACGTCATTGATCTGAtgcctttgaaatcattatATGCCTACTGCACCAAGAGATTACGTGCTCTTATCAAAATGCAATGCTATTTGGGGACCATAGAAGTCAAAATAATAAGGCAAAAACTTTCACTACCGTCTCTTTCTCAGAAGGCAATTATTGataccttcaaagaagcgCTAAGAGTAGCAGCTTACGGTCATCCAAATCTATTTACTGGTTGGTGGATCGAAATAAACTCAGAGAAAGAGTCGGCAATACATCTGGAGTACAAAAAGATATAA
- the TDEL0A01490 gene encoding hydroxyisourate hydrolase, giving the protein MSERPPVTCHVLDTTTGKPAANVTCAIYKIDLSNETLAGNYQVFEETDSPKPFAMSRTNEDGRVPSWIFEPSPSKREMLKALGIEQDIETSNLRWGKLVPGTYKIRFQVGKYYRSMGQTNFHPFVDIVFQVEDSRHYHIPLLLSNYGYSTYRGS; this is encoded by the coding sequence ATGAGTGAAAGACCACCGGTAACTTGTCACGTCTTGGACACTACAACTGGCAAGCCAGCTGCCAATGTGACTTGTGCAATTTATAAGATCGATCTATCCAATGAAACTTTGGCCGGGAACTACCAGGTGTTTGAGGAGACTGATTCGCCGAAACCGTTTGCTATGTCCCGTACCAACGAGGACGGAAGAGTTCCTTCATGGATATTCGAGCCCAGTCCGTCGAAACGTGAAATGCTCAAGGCATTAGGTATTGAACAGGATATTGAAACAAGCAATCTGCGCTGGGGAAAGCTTGTTCCTGGCACTTACAAGATTAGATTCCAAGTTGGGAAATACTACAGGTCGATGGGGCAGACGAATTTCCATCCATTTGTCGATATAGTCTTCCAAGTAGAGGACTCTAGACACTACCATATACCGCTCCTCCTAAGTAACTACGGATATAGTACATACAGAGGCAGCTAG